Proteins encoded in a region of the Sebaldella sp. S0638 genome:
- a CDS encoding helix-turn-helix transcriptional regulator — protein sequence MFKVTYNDALKLGEILKELRHKKELTFKELEKATGIDSATLSRLEQGTILRINPLILKSLADFYAINLLTLYNLINYITEDDILNYYTTLSTKKELEKEEIEIVPFNSFNEINSTYSKDFLKFPYVSKVCRAIEFNKEYVVIFNPEIKVLNTKDIGVFKNQDDIFISNYYKKEKTIVLINYFDKKITVFNNLSDVKILGKVVAIINYNL from the coding sequence ATGTTTAAGGTTACATATAACGATGCTTTGAAACTGGGAGAAATCCTAAAGGAACTGCGACACAAAAAAGAGCTTACTTTCAAGGAACTTGAGAAGGCTACCGGCATAGATTCTGCAACATTGAGCAGACTTGAACAAGGGACTATTCTACGTATAAACCCCTTGATTCTAAAGTCCCTTGCAGACTTTTATGCGATTAATCTTTTGACCTTGTATAATTTGATTAATTACATAACAGAAGATGATATTCTGAACTATTATACCACTCTCTCGACTAAAAAAGAGCTTGAAAAAGAGGAAATTGAAATTGTTCCTTTTAACAGTTTTAATGAAATTAACAGTACATACTCAAAAGATTTTCTAAAATTTCCTTATGTTTCAAAAGTTTGTAGGGCAATAGAGTTTAACAAAGAGTATGTCGTTATATTTAATCCTGAAATAAAAGTTCTTAACACTAAAGATATCGGAGTTTTTAAAAATCAGGATGATATCTTTATAAGCAACTATTATAAAAAAGAGAAAACCATTGTTTTAATAAATTATTTTGATAAAAAAATTACAGTATTTAATAACCTAAGTGATGTAAAAATTCTTGGAAAAGTTGTTGCAATAATTAATTATAATTTATAA
- a CDS encoding viral A-type inclusion protein, whose translation MRKILFRILIVVFLFNISFSLSDYYKKVYTLKINKTELFTAINASDKQQKELNKIFTKYQLKAEEVANQPFSYTKKVSSLNSLRTSRKEEIFKVLSHEQMKKYNTFMNEKRLEFEERNNKIADVISSLDLTHEQKSGILRYEGEFQRKIDGLVEQNLANDDFTDQYNELKKVRNDKIAALLSQDQLAVIQDKNIF comes from the coding sequence ATGAGAAAAATTTTATTTAGAATATTAATTGTTGTTTTTTTGTTTAATATTTCATTCTCGCTTTCTGATTATTATAAAAAAGTGTATACTCTGAAAATAAATAAAACAGAGCTTTTTACGGCTATTAATGCTTCTGATAAACAGCAGAAAGAATTGAACAAAATATTCACTAAATATCAGTTAAAGGCAGAAGAAGTGGCAAACCAGCCTTTCAGCTATACCAAGAAAGTTTCTTCGTTAAATTCACTTAGAACATCAAGAAAAGAAGAAATTTTTAAAGTTTTGTCACACGAACAAATGAAAAAATATAACACTTTTATGAATGAAAAAAGACTTGAATTTGAAGAAAGAAACAATAAAATTGCTGATGTTATAAGTTCGCTGGATCTTACACATGAGCAAAAATCAGGTATTCTAAGATATGAAGGAGAATTCCAGAGAAAGATTGATGGTCTGGTTGAACAAAATCTGGCAAATGATGATTTTACAGATCAGTATAATGAATTAAAAAAAGTAAGAAATGATAAAATTGCTGCTCTTCTTTCACAAGATCAGCTCGCAGTTATTCAGGATAAAAATATTTTTTAG
- the asnB gene encoding asparagine synthase B — protein sequence MCGFVFTSYEGTKQKEFDKGFQKIYHRGPDNESVTIQKGGVWGFHRLAIMDLSNKGNQPFMYNGSELMCNGEIFNYHELQKIVEDIYEFHSESDCEVLLPLYEKFGIEVMVKMLDAEFAMVLYDGKTGEVMAARDPIGIRPLFYGFENETGKISFSSEAKGLADFCKGVKPFPPGHYYKNGEFHSYNDIADPKMIIDEKEEAITGKIKDKLEAAVIKRLHSDAPVGFLLSGGLDSSLVCAIAQKHLKKPIKTFAIGMETDPIDLKYAGEVAEYLGTEHTEVRITKDDVLGALRDVIYHLESWDITTIRASIGMFLICKYIHENTELKVLLTGEVSDEIFGYKYTDFAPSPEEFQKEAQKRIRELYMYDVLRADRCIAAHSLEARVPFGDLDFVDYVMSVNPEKKMNKYGQGKYLLRKAFENAGYLPDSILYREKAAFSDAVGHSMVDYLKEYAESKYLAEDLEKAGEKYPYKTPFTKESLLYREIFEEFYQGNAEWIKDFWMPNQEWEGCRVDDPSARVLSNYGDSGK from the coding sequence ATGTGTGGATTTGTATTTACGTCATATGAGGGGACTAAGCAAAAAGAATTTGATAAGGGGTTTCAGAAAATATATCACCGTGGGCCGGATAATGAAAGTGTAACAATACAAAAAGGCGGAGTATGGGGATTTCACAGGCTGGCAATTATGGATTTGAGTAACAAGGGAAATCAGCCGTTTATGTATAATGGAAGTGAATTAATGTGTAACGGGGAGATATTTAATTATCATGAGCTGCAAAAAATAGTAGAGGATATATATGAGTTTCATTCAGAAAGCGACTGTGAAGTTCTTCTCCCGCTTTATGAAAAATTTGGAATAGAAGTAATGGTAAAAATGTTGGATGCAGAATTTGCAATGGTGCTGTATGACGGGAAAACAGGAGAAGTAATGGCAGCTAGAGACCCTATAGGGATAAGACCATTATTTTATGGCTTTGAAAATGAAACCGGGAAAATTTCTTTTTCCAGTGAAGCGAAAGGATTGGCAGATTTTTGTAAAGGAGTGAAGCCCTTTCCTCCGGGGCATTATTATAAAAACGGGGAATTTCATAGTTATAATGATATAGCTGATCCCAAAATGATAATAGATGAGAAAGAAGAAGCTATAACAGGAAAAATCAAGGATAAACTGGAAGCAGCAGTAATAAAAAGACTTCATTCTGATGCACCTGTAGGCTTTCTTTTGAGCGGAGGTCTGGATTCATCACTGGTATGTGCTATTGCCCAGAAACATCTGAAAAAACCTATAAAAACTTTTGCAATAGGAATGGAAACAGATCCTATAGATTTGAAATATGCCGGTGAGGTGGCAGAATATCTCGGGACGGAACACACAGAGGTCAGAATTACAAAAGATGACGTTCTGGGAGCTCTAAGAGATGTAATATATCATCTTGAAAGCTGGGATATTACCACAATAAGGGCAAGTATAGGAATGTTCCTCATTTGTAAATATATACATGAAAATACAGAATTAAAAGTTCTGCTTACAGGAGAAGTCAGCGATGAAATTTTTGGATATAAATATACAGATTTTGCACCGTCTCCGGAAGAATTTCAGAAAGAAGCACAAAAGAGAATCAGGGAGCTGTATATGTATGATGTATTAAGAGCAGACAGATGTATTGCAGCACATTCTCTTGAAGCCAGAGTGCCTTTTGGAGATCTGGATTTTGTGGATTATGTTATGAGTGTAAATCCTGAAAAGAAAATGAATAAATATGGTCAGGGAAAATATCTTTTAAGAAAAGCTTTTGAGAATGCGGGATATCTTCCGGACAGCATTCTTTACAGAGAAAAAGCAGCTTTTAGTGATGCTGTGGGACACTCTATGGTTGATTATCTGAAAGAATATGCAGAATCTAAATATTTGGCAGAAGATTTGGAAAAGGCCGGGGAAAAATATCCGTATAAAACACCTTTCACTAAAGAATCCCTTTTGTACAGAGAGATTTTTGAAGAGTTCTATCAGGGAAATGCAGAATGGATAAAAGATTTTTGGATGCCTAATCAGGAATGGGAAGGATGCAGAGTTGATGATCCAAGTGCCAGAGTATTGTCAAACTACGGAGACAGCGGAAAATAA
- a CDS encoding nuclear transport factor 2 family protein — MDKKEQIIRRYFDSWITGEVSVLSETFAENAVYVESYGPLYRGLDAIIKWFDNWNEHGSVLEWKILRFIHSSETVVCEWFFKCVYDEKKEEFNGVSLISFDSKNKITQLREFYSKLPNYEPYR, encoded by the coding sequence ATGGATAAAAAAGAACAGATAATAAGAAGATACTTTGATTCATGGATTACCGGTGAAGTTTCGGTATTATCGGAAACATTTGCTGAAAATGCCGTTTATGTGGAATCATACGGTCCTTTATACAGAGGTTTGGATGCTATTATCAAGTGGTTTGACAACTGGAATGAACATGGATCTGTTTTGGAATGGAAGATTCTCAGATTTATACATTCCAGTGAAACAGTGGTATGTGAATGGTTTTTTAAATGTGTGTATGATGAGAAAAAAGAAGAATTTAACGGAGTATCCCTTATTTCTTTTGATTCCAAAAATAAAATTACACAGTTAAGGGAATTTTATTCAAAACTTCCTAATTACGAACCTTATAGATGA
- a CDS encoding C-GCAxxG-C-C family (seleno)protein, with amino-acid sequence MEEKKLVQKVKEDAENLFREGKFYCSEAIVSSIRTNLDPDMPESMIAAASGFPIGIGKSKCVCGAVSGGIISLGYFFGRTKGADSKVDRTLALANELQESFRSNHKVLCCKILTKGMDMSSGEHKNQCVSFTGEIAEKAAEIILRELNHSESHE; translated from the coding sequence ATGGAGGAAAAGAAACTTGTACAAAAAGTAAAAGAAGATGCGGAAAACTTGTTTCGAGAAGGGAAATTTTATTGTTCAGAAGCAATAGTTTCTTCTATAAGAACAAATCTTGATCCTGATATGCCTGAAAGCATGATTGCCGCAGCATCAGGTTTTCCTATAGGGATAGGAAAATCAAAATGTGTATGCGGTGCTGTTTCCGGCGGGATTATCAGTCTGGGATATTTTTTTGGAAGAACAAAGGGGGCGGACTCCAAAGTGGATAGAACACTTGCTTTGGCTAATGAATTACAGGAAAGCTTTCGAAGCAACCATAAAGTTTTATGCTGCAAAATACTTACTAAAGGAATGGATATGAGTTCGGGGGAACACAAGAATCAATGTGTATCATTCACTGGGGAGATAGCAGAAAAAGCAGCGGAAATAATTTTGAGAGAGCTGAATCACAGTGAGAGCCATGAATAA
- a CDS encoding TDT family transporter: MNKIIKNIPLPIAGLILSMAVTGNILEDIHVNIRYAYGVTAAVLMLFLILKILFYRETVVKELENPVVLTVFPTFDMGLMVLATYISRFHATAAFHIWVFAVFIHFCWIIYVTKKLFSNFDINKIFPSIFVTYVGIVTASVTAPVFKMQTLGQYIFYFGFISYLLLTIIVFFRMVKIKGIPEPAFPAGAILAAPASLCLAGYISSFKDKNEVILYFLLILSLFMTFFVLFFFYKFHTKKFYPSFSAFTFPFVISTLALKSYIKYLNTYQGTGNMIFSKELLTGVYYFELIFSVAAVFYVFIRYVMFFKAKFAAVKESN, encoded by the coding sequence ATGAATAAAATTATAAAGAACATACCTCTGCCAATAGCGGGCCTGATTCTTTCAATGGCAGTAACGGGAAATATACTTGAAGATATACATGTTAATATAAGATATGCGTATGGGGTTACAGCAGCAGTTTTAATGCTGTTTCTTATTTTGAAAATATTGTTTTACAGGGAGACTGTAGTAAAAGAACTGGAGAATCCTGTGGTTTTAACAGTGTTTCCTACATTTGATATGGGATTAATGGTACTTGCCACTTATATAAGCAGATTTCACGCGACAGCTGCTTTTCACATATGGGTTTTTGCTGTTTTTATTCATTTTTGCTGGATTATATATGTTACTAAAAAATTATTTTCGAATTTTGATATAAATAAAATTTTTCCGAGTATTTTTGTAACATATGTAGGAATAGTAACAGCCAGTGTTACAGCACCTGTATTCAAAATGCAGACTCTCGGGCAGTATATTTTTTACTTCGGATTTATATCTTATTTATTGCTGACAATTATAGTTTTTTTCAGAATGGTTAAAATAAAAGGAATTCCAGAACCGGCTTTTCCCGCAGGAGCTATTTTGGCGGCACCGGCTAGCCTTTGTCTTGCAGGATATATAAGTTCCTTTAAGGATAAAAATGAAGTGATTTTATATTTTTTACTGATATTATCGTTATTTATGACATTTTTTGTATTATTTTTCTTTTATAAATTTCATACAAAAAAGTTTTATCCCAGTTTTTCGGCTTTTACCTTTCCATTTGTGATAAGCACTCTTGCATTGAAAAGTTATATTAAATATCTGAATACATATCAGGGAACAGGTAATATGATTTTTTCAAAAGAACTGCTCACAGGTGTGTATTATTTTGAACTGATATTTTCGGTTGCAGCTGTTTTTTATGTATTTATAAGATATGTGATGTTTTTTAAAGCTAAATTTGCAGCAGTGAAGGAAAGTAATTGA
- a CDS encoding aldo/keto reductase translates to MEKRKLGKSGLEVSAMGLGCMGMSHGFGPVSDKKEMISLIREAFDKGVTFFDTAECYGPYINEELLGEALEPIRDQVVIATKFGFDIQNGKQVGVDSRPEHIKKVVEESLKRLKAEVIDLYYQHRVDPDVPVEDVAGTIKELIKEGKIKYWGLSEAGADTIRRAHAVQPVTAVQSEYSLWWRRPEEKILPLLEELGIGFVPFSPLGRGYLTGNINKNTVFEKNDFRNILPRFSKEAITDNEIIVDFLKKEGEKMNVTPAQIALAWLLAQKPWIVPIPGTRKSNRLEENLGAVNIKLSADQLKEINEVLSKIVVTGNRYTEELEKLTEQ, encoded by the coding sequence GTGGAAAAGCGAAAATTAGGAAAAAGCGGTCTGGAAGTATCAGCAATGGGACTGGGATGTATGGGAATGAGCCATGGTTTTGGACCCGTTTCTGATAAAAAAGAAATGATTAGTCTGATAAGAGAAGCTTTTGATAAAGGCGTTACTTTTTTTGATACAGCTGAATGTTACGGCCCGTATATAAATGAGGAACTTTTGGGAGAAGCACTGGAGCCGATTAGGGATCAGGTGGTAATTGCTACTAAATTCGGGTTTGATATACAGAATGGAAAACAGGTCGGCGTGGACAGCAGACCGGAACATATAAAAAAAGTGGTGGAAGAATCACTAAAGCGTTTGAAAGCGGAAGTAATTGATTTATACTATCAGCATAGAGTTGATCCTGATGTTCCTGTGGAGGATGTGGCGGGAACTATAAAGGAACTCATAAAGGAAGGGAAAATCAAATACTGGGGTCTTTCAGAAGCGGGTGCTGACACAATCAGACGGGCACATGCCGTTCAGCCTGTTACAGCAGTTCAAAGTGAGTATTCACTGTGGTGGAGACGCCCAGAAGAAAAAATACTGCCTCTTCTGGAAGAACTTGGAATAGGTTTTGTTCCTTTCAGTCCGCTTGGAAGAGGGTATTTAACAGGAAATATCAATAAAAATACGGTTTTTGAAAAAAATGATTTTCGTAATATTCTGCCGCGTTTTTCTAAAGAAGCTATCACGGATAACGAGATTATAGTTGATTTTTTGAAAAAAGAAGGCGAAAAAATGAATGTAACCCCTGCGCAGATAGCATTAGCATGGCTGTTAGCCCAGAAACCATGGATAGTGCCGATTCCGGGTACAAGAAAATCAAACCGTCTGGAAGAAAATTTAGGTGCGGTTAATATAAAATTATCTGCTGACCAGCTGAAAGAAATAAATGAAGTATTGTCAAAAATAGTTGTTACAGGTAACCGTTACACTGAGGAATTGGAAAAATTAACAGAACAATAA
- a CDS encoding anaerobic sulfatase maturase has translation MEPINLLIKPASSLCNLRCKYCFYFDVAACREIESYGIMKTEILEEIVKKTLMEADSYCSFAFQGGEPTLAGLDFYKKLLEFQKKYNYKNLDIYNSVQTNGYLLNEEWADFFAKNNFLVGLSLDGNEETHDFHRVNTENKGSFAEIMNTVKIFNEYNVEYNILTVVTNELAAAVEDIYNFFKENNFRYLQFIPSINSFDSNKPSFLTPSSYSFFLKKLFDLWYEDFMAGTYISIRDFNNYINMLKGYPPENCAMKGRCEFYYLLEADGSVYPCDFYVLDRWKLGNITESSYSDIKKSPKIKEFEQMSHTLDKKCTDCEFLYMCRGGCRRYREQKASLGLNYFCESYKEFFSYSLERMRHIAGM, from the coding sequence ATGGAACCGATAAATTTACTTATAAAACCTGCTTCCAGTCTGTGTAATCTGCGATGCAAATATTGCTTTTACTTTGATGTGGCGGCATGTCGTGAAATAGAAAGTTATGGAATTATGAAAACAGAGATTCTGGAAGAAATAGTCAAAAAAACTCTTATGGAAGCTGACAGCTACTGCTCATTCGCTTTTCAAGGCGGAGAACCTACTCTTGCGGGACTGGATTTTTACAAAAAACTTCTGGAATTTCAAAAAAAGTATAATTATAAAAATCTTGATATATATAATTCTGTTCAAACTAATGGATATTTACTAAATGAAGAATGGGCAGACTTTTTTGCAAAAAATAATTTTCTTGTGGGACTTTCACTTGACGGGAACGAGGAAACCCATGATTTTCACAGAGTTAATACAGAAAACAAAGGCTCTTTTGCCGAAATAATGAATACTGTAAAAATTTTTAACGAATATAATGTGGAATATAATATACTAACAGTAGTTACTAATGAGCTTGCAGCCGCTGTTGAAGATATCTATAATTTTTTTAAGGAAAATAATTTCCGGTATCTTCAGTTCATTCCCTCTATAAACAGCTTTGACTCTAATAAGCCGTCTTTTCTCACTCCTTCTTCATACAGCTTTTTTCTGAAAAAACTGTTTGATTTATGGTACGAAGATTTTATGGCAGGAACTTATATCAGCATCAGGGACTTTAATAACTATATAAATATGCTGAAAGGATATCCCCCTGAAAATTGTGCTATGAAAGGACGCTGTGAATTTTATTATCTGCTTGAAGCCGACGGAAGTGTCTATCCCTGCGACTTTTATGTTTTGGACAGATGGAAACTTGGCAATATCACAGAAAGCTCTTATTCAGATATAAAAAAGAGTCCTAAAATAAAAGAGTTTGAACAGATGTCCCATACTTTGGACAAAAAATGTACTGATTGTGAATTTCTTTATATGTGCAGGGGCGGATGCAGAAGATACAGAGAGCAGAAAGCTTCTTTAGGATTGAATTATTTTTGTGAATCGTATAAGGAATTTTTCTCTTATTCACTGGAAAGAATGAGACATATTGCCGGAATGTAA
- a CDS encoding exodeoxyribonuclease III, protein MRIYSWNVNGIRALYNKGEFLRIFEEEPEIICIQETKAQAEQLSEELLNINGYNSFFESADRKGYSGVAVYSKEKPIMVKKFDIERFDSEGRYIELEYEKFILINCYFPNSQEKGKRLDYKIDFCDEILNYLEERKKSGKAVIITGDYNIAHEPIDLARPKDNEENPGYLPEERAWMTKFIEAGYVDSFRKFYPEEVKYTWWSYRTRAREKNIGWRIDYFCINKEAERILIDSGIRNDVFGSDHCPIYIDINVND, encoded by the coding sequence ATGAGAATATATTCGTGGAATGTAAACGGGATAAGAGCGTTATACAATAAGGGAGAATTTTTGAGAATATTTGAAGAAGAACCGGAAATTATTTGTATTCAGGAAACAAAGGCACAGGCTGAACAATTGTCTGAAGAACTCTTAAATATAAACGGTTATAATTCTTTTTTTGAGTCTGCCGATAGAAAAGGTTACAGCGGTGTGGCGGTTTACAGTAAAGAAAAACCGATTATGGTGAAAAAGTTTGATATTGAAAGATTTGATTCTGAGGGAAGATATATAGAACTGGAGTATGAAAAATTTATACTGATAAACTGTTATTTCCCAAACAGTCAGGAAAAAGGAAAAAGGCTTGATTATAAAATAGATTTCTGTGATGAGATTTTGAATTATCTCGAAGAAAGAAAAAAAAGCGGGAAAGCAGTGATAATAACAGGTGATTATAATATAGCACATGAGCCGATAGATCTTGCCAGACCGAAGGATAACGAGGAAAATCCGGGATATCTTCCGGAAGAAAGAGCATGGATGACAAAGTTCATAGAAGCCGGTTATGTGGATAGTTTTAGAAAATTTTATCCTGAAGAAGTAAAATATACCTGGTGGTCTTACAGAACACGTGCGAGAGAGAAGAATATCGGCTGGAGAATAGATTATTTCTGTATAAATAAAGAGGCAGAAAGGATATTAATTGATTCTGGAATAAGAAATGACGTGTTTGGATCTGACCATTGTCCTATTTACATTGATATCAATGTAAATGATTAA
- a CDS encoding tyrosine-type recombinase/integrase produces MKTRALTFKELNSILDLLKHGFTYRDDQKIRTFRSKKKIYYLLLFQVNTGLRIGDILQLRRKHILNSRINITEQKTKKNLSRSYPRNTYNAINEYCQENHIGYDDLLFDNLNVRTVQKNLKTVIKYLRLRDISTHSFRKTFATLKYKESKNNIELVRRLLNHSNTSVTQRYLGISDIDLEKISSRAIFNI; encoded by the coding sequence ATGAAAACTAGAGCATTGACTTTTAAAGAATTAAACAGTATCCTGGATTTGTTAAAACACGGCTTTACATATAGAGACGATCAAAAAATCCGAACTTTCAGATCTAAAAAAAAGATTTATTATCTGTTACTATTTCAGGTTAACACCGGATTACGGATCGGGGATATCCTGCAGCTTAGAAGAAAACATATCCTGAATTCCCGGATTAATATAACAGAACAGAAAACCAAAAAGAACCTGTCCCGTTCTTATCCTAGAAATACCTATAATGCAATTAATGAATACTGTCAGGAAAACCATATTGGATATGATGACCTTTTATTTGACAATTTAAATGTACGTACTGTACAAAAGAATCTAAAAACAGTTATAAAGTATTTAAGACTAAGGGATATTTCCACACACAGCTTCAGAAAAACCTTTGCTACACTGAAATATAAGGAGAGCAAGAATAATATAGAATTAGTAAGACGCCTTCTGAATCACAGCAACACTTCAGTTACCCAGCGCTATCTTGGTATTTCTGATATTGATCTCGAAAAAATCAGCAGCAGGGCAATTTTCAATATTTAA